The genomic region TTGTCGACCACCTGGAGGAAGCCGCCGGAGACCTGGAACTGCAGGGTCTCGCGGCCGTTCTCGATGCGCAGGACGCCCTCGCCAAGCAGGGCCATCAGCGGGGCGTGGCCGCGCAGGATGCCGAGCTGGCCGTTCCACGCCGGGGCCACCACCGAAGTGGCGTCGCCCTCGTACACCGTCTGCTCGGGCGAAAGGACGGAGACGCGCATGGCGCCCGCGCCCGTGCCCGCGGCGGGGGCCGCCATCAGCCGCCCTGCTCCAGGCGCTGCGCCTTGTCGATGGCGCCCTGGATGCCGCCCACCATGTAGAACGCCTGCTCCGGGAGGTGGTCGAACTCGCCGCTCACCACGCGCTCGAACGACTCCACGGTGTCCTCCAGCTTCACGTACTCGCCCGGCGTGCCCGTGAACTGCTCGGCCACGAAGAAGGGCTGCGACAGGAAGCGCTGGATGCGGCGCGCCCGGCCCACGATCACCTTGTCCTCTTCGGTGAGCTCGTCCATCCCCAGGATGGCGATGATGTCCTGCAGCTCCTTGTAGCGCTGCAGGATGCGCTGCACCGAGGTGGCCGTGCGGTAGTGGCGCTCGCCGATGTACTGCGGGTCCAGGATCCGGCTGGTGGAGTCGAGCGGGTCCACGGCCGGGTAGATGCCCAGCTCCGAGATCGCGCGCGAGAGCACCGTGGTGGCGTCAAGGTGCGCGAAGGCGGTGGCCGGCGCCGGGTCCGTGAGGTCGTCGGCCGGCACGTAGATGGCCTGCACCGAGGTGATGGAGCCCTCGTGCGTGGAGGTGATGCGCTCCTGCAGCGCGCCCATCTCGGTGGCCAGCGTCGGCTGGTAGCCCACGGCCGAGGGCATGCGGCCCAGGAGCGCGGACACCTCGGAGCCGGCCTGCGTGAAGCGGAAGATGTTGTCCACGAAGAAGAGCACGTCCTGCTTCTCCACGTCGCGGAAGTACTCGGCCACGGTGAGGCCGGTGAGCGCCACGCGCAGGCGCGCGCCCGGCGGCTCGTTCATCTGCCCGTACACCAGGGCCACGTTGCTCTCGGCGAGGTTCTCTTCCTTGATGAGCCCCGCCTCCTTGAACTCCAGCCAGAGGTCGGTGCCCTCGCGGGTGCGCTCGCCGACGCCGGCGAACACGGAGCGGCCGCCGTGGCCGCGCGCGATGTTGTTGATCAGCTCCTGGATGACGACCGTCTTGCCCACGCCCGCGCCGCCGAAGAGGCCGATCTTGCCGCCCTTCACGTACGGGGTGAGGAGGTCGATCACCTTGATCCCCGTCTCCAGCACCTCGGCCTTGGCCTCGAGGTCCACGAAGCGGGGGGCCGGGCGGTGGATCGGCCAGCGCAGCGTGTCGGCGGGGATGACGCCGGACTCGTCCACCGGCTCGCCCAGCACGTTGAGGATGCGCCCCAGCGCGGGGGCGCCCACCGGCACGGTGATGGGCGAGCCCAGGTCGTGCACGTCCATGCCGCGCACCACGCCGTCGGTGGACTCCATGGCCACGGCGCGGACCTGGTGGCGGCCGATGTGCTGCTGCACCTCGAGCGTGATCTCGACCGCCGGCTGGTCACCGCTGGCGGCGCGCCTCACGCGCAGGGCGTTGTAGATGTCCGGAAGCTGGCCTTCGAACTCGGCGTCGATCACCGGGCCGATGACCTGCACGACGCGGCCCGTCTTGACGGCGGGGATGGGAATGGTGGCCTGCTCAGGGGCAACGGTAGCCATTTGGGTCTCCTGTTATTCGAGGGCGGCGGCGCCGCCGACGATCTCGGCGATTTCCTGCGTGATGGCGGCCTGGCGCACCCGGTTGTAGGTACGGGTCAGGGCGTTGAGCATGTCGCCGGCGTTGTCGGTGGCGTTCTTCATGGCGGTGCGCTGGGCACCGTAGAAGCCCGCCGTGGTCTCCACCAGCGCCCGGTACACCCCGTTCCGCACGTACAGCGGCAGGATGCGCCCCAGGATCTCGTCGGCGCCGGGCTCCAGCACGTAGTCCACCTCGCCGCCGCGCCCGGTGTCTTCCGGCGCCTGCACGGGGAGGAGCTGCAGGGTGGTGGGCGGGGTGGAGAGCGCCGAGTTGAACTTGGCGTACACCACGTACACCGCGTCGAAGGTGCCGGCCACGAAGCCGTCCATCAGCGAGTTGACGAGGCGCTCGGCGTCCTCTGCCGAGGGGCGGTCGCCGATGTCGCTGACGGCGTTCCCCAGCGTCTCGCCCTGGTAGCGGAAGAAGGAG from Longimicrobium sp. harbors:
- a CDS encoding F0F1 ATP synthase subunit epsilon; translated protein: MAAPAAGTGAGAMRVSVLSPEQTVYEGDATSVVAPAWNGQLGILRGHAPLMALLGEGVLRIENGRETLQFQVSGGFLQVVDNVITVLSERATAA
- the atpG gene encoding ATP synthase F1 subunit gamma codes for the protein MAKARELKNRIRSVQNTRKITRTMEMVATSKLKRAQDRVAAARPYAERLGEVIGRLLTPELAARYPLLRQPATVRRAAVLLLTSNRGLSGAFNANLIREGRNLLRDLRGRGVEVELHVAGKKGISFFRYQGETLGNAVSDIGDRPSAEDAERLVNSLMDGFVAGTFDAVYVVYAKFNSALSTPPTTLQLLPVQAPEDTGRGGEVDYVLEPGADEILGRILPLYVRNGVYRALVETTAGFYGAQRTAMKNATDNAGDMLNALTRTYNRVRQAAITQEIAEIVGGAAALE
- the atpD gene encoding F0F1 ATP synthase subunit beta, translating into MATVAPEQATIPIPAVKTGRVVQVIGPVIDAEFEGQLPDIYNALRVRRAASGDQPAVEITLEVQQHIGRHQVRAVAMESTDGVVRGMDVHDLGSPITVPVGAPALGRILNVLGEPVDESGVIPADTLRWPIHRPAPRFVDLEAKAEVLETGIKVIDLLTPYVKGGKIGLFGGAGVGKTVVIQELINNIARGHGGRSVFAGVGERTREGTDLWLEFKEAGLIKEENLAESNVALVYGQMNEPPGARLRVALTGLTVAEYFRDVEKQDVLFFVDNIFRFTQAGSEVSALLGRMPSAVGYQPTLATEMGALQERITSTHEGSITSVQAIYVPADDLTDPAPATAFAHLDATTVLSRAISELGIYPAVDPLDSTSRILDPQYIGERHYRTATSVQRILQRYKELQDIIAILGMDELTEEDKVIVGRARRIQRFLSQPFFVAEQFTGTPGEYVKLEDTVESFERVVSGEFDHLPEQAFYMVGGIQGAIDKAQRLEQGG